From a region of the Puniceicoccus vermicola genome:
- the recR gene encoding recombination mediator RecR, producing MSEPFDDLVAALKALPGLGKRSAERIAVHLLVGERDRLANFTRSLEVAAREIDRCPDCGNLARTGQRCSVCADASRNEQSLCVVEKIQDLVAIEEAGSWKGLYHVLHGKLSPLQNRGPEDVNLENFSERVEKLGVTEIVFALSNDIEGEATCHYIAETLLPSNREIRTTRIGFGLPSGGDVTYADSVTLRSAMEARRDFRK from the coding sequence ATGTCTGAGCCCTTCGATGATTTAGTTGCAGCATTAAAGGCCTTACCGGGGCTGGGTAAGCGGTCCGCAGAAAGAATTGCGGTTCACCTGCTAGTCGGGGAACGTGATCGCTTGGCCAATTTTACCCGTTCTCTTGAGGTCGCCGCCCGAGAAATTGATCGCTGCCCTGATTGTGGCAATTTGGCCCGCACGGGGCAGCGATGCTCGGTCTGTGCGGATGCGAGCCGCAATGAGCAATCCCTCTGCGTGGTAGAGAAGATCCAGGACTTAGTCGCGATCGAAGAGGCCGGCAGCTGGAAAGGGCTCTATCATGTGCTGCATGGAAAGCTATCCCCGCTGCAAAACCGGGGTCCGGAAGATGTGAACTTGGAGAACTTTTCCGAGCGGGTCGAAAAGCTGGGGGTCACGGAGATCGTTTTTGCCTTGTCGAATGATATCGAGGGCGAAGCCACCTGTCATTATATCGCCGAGACGCTTCTACCGTCGAACCGGGAAATTCGGACGACCCGCATTGGGTTCGGATTGCCGAGCGGAGGGGATGTGACTTACGCCGATTCAGTGACGTTGCGCAGTGCAATGGAAGCCAGAAGGGATTTTCGAAAATGA